The Gordonia iterans DNA window TTCTGTGTAAGCCGTGCTGAAAGGACACGCAGCAAGAGATGACCATGACTGATGAAAAGGGCGCTTCCTCGACCACGGGTAACGAGCTCGTCGCTCAGCTCCGGGCCAGTGGTGCGTTGGACGAGTTGTTCGCCAAGATCGACTCCGGCGAGGTCGAGATCACCGGCTCGGGACGGGCTGCTGCCGGCGTTGCTCAAGACCACTCTGGAGCGGGGTCTGCAGGCGGAGCTGATCAGCCATTTGGGCTACGAGAAGGGCGAGCCGGCTCCGGCCAAGCGCCCGAACGCACGTAACGGCACCACCTCGAAGACGATCGAGTCCGAGGTCGGGTCGTTCACTATCGACGTACCCCGGGATCGGGCCGGGACGTTCACCCCCCGCCTGGTCCGCAAGGGCCAGCGTCGTCTGGACGGGCTCGATGACATGATCATCAGCCTCTACGCGGGCGGCATGACCGTCCGGGAGATCGAACACCATCTGGCTACGACGATCGGCGTGGAGCTGTCGGCGGGTACGATCTCGGCGATCACCGACGCTGTGGCCGATGCCGTCCTGGAGTGGCAGAACCGGCCGCTGGAGGAGTTCTACCCGGTCATCTACCTCGATGCGATCCGCATCAAAGTCCGCCAGGACCACCGTGTGGTGGGCCGCTCGGCGTACATCGCTGTCGGCGTCGACCTCGACGGTGTCAAACGTGTCCTGGGGATCTGGGTCCAAGACGCCGAGGGCGCCTCCTTCTGGGCCCACGTGTGTGCTGACCTGGCCAATCGTGGTGTGCGTGACGTGCTCATCGTGTGCTGCGACGGACTGGCCGGACTGCCGGAGGCGATCGAGGCGACCTGGCCCGATTCGATGGTCCAGACCTGCGTGGTGCACCTGATCCGGGCCTCGATGCGGTTCGTGTCCTACACCGACCGCAAGAAGGTCGCCGCCGAGCTCAAGAAGATCTTTCGCCGCCCCGAACGAGGAGACCGCGCTGACGGCGCTGGCCGAGTTCGAGGCCTCGGCCTGGGGCGCCAAGTATCCGCAGACCGTGGCGACCTGGACCGCGGCGTGGGACAGGTTCATCCCGTTCCTGCAGTTCCCGCCCATGCTCAGGCGGGTCATCTACACGACCAACTCGATCGAGTCGTTGAACTTCCAGCTACGCAAGGTCACCAAGAACCGCGGCCACTTCCCGAGCACCGAATCGGCGGTCAAGCTGCTGTGGCTGGCGATCTGCAACATCGAAGACCGTCGAGCCCGCGACCGCGCCGCCGAAAAGGGCAAACCCGCCGGGCTACGACGGGCCTCGGGCCGCCTCGTCGAAGGACAGGTCACCACCAACTGGAAACAAGCCCTAGCTGTACTTCCCCGACACGTTGTGAACATCTGAGGTAGGACGAAGACCTCCGGGCAGGATGTGGGTTACCACACTCACGATCTAGCCACGGAGGTCTTCGTGACTCACGCTAACGCACCTTTGACACCCGAGGGGCGTCGACGCCTCGCTTCCCTGGTCGTGGACCGAGGTTGGTCCTTGCGGCGTGCCGCCGAGCGGTTCCAGTGTTCACCGGCCACGGCGAAGCGGTGGGCCGACCGCTACCGTGCCGGCGAGTCCCTGACTGACCGCAGTTCCCGGCCTGCACATTCACCGGCCCGGCTGCCGCGCCGCACCGAGCGCCGGATCATCAAACTGCGCTGCACCCGCCGGTGGGGGCCGCATCGGATCGCCTATCACCTGGGTATTGCGCGTTCAACGGTCGGCCGGGTCCTCGACCGCTACCAGATGCCGCTGCTGGCCAACATCGACCAGGCCACCGGCCTGCCGGTACGCCGACCGCAACCGAAACGGTATGAGGTCGACCGGCCCGGACGACTGGTGCACGTCGACATCAAAAAGCAGGGCCGAGTCCCCGACGGCGGTGGCTGGCGTGTGCATGGTCGCGGATCGGCCGCCGACCGTACCGCCGGTGCGGTCCGTGATCGGGCCGCCCGTTCGGGAGCACCGGGCTCGCGTGGCTACCGCTACCTCCATCACGCCGTCGACGACCACTCCCGGGTGGCGTACTCGGAGATCCTCGACGACGAACGCAAGGAGACCGCGGCCGGCTTCTGGCGCCGCGCCAACACGTTCTTCGCCGAACACGGATTGCAGGTGACCGCAGTGATGACCGACAACGGCTCCTGCTACCGCTCGGCGATGTTCGCCGAAGCCCTCGCCGAGACCGGGATCAAGCATAAGAAGACCAAGCCGTACCGGCCCCAGACGAACGGGAAAGTCGAACGCTTCAACCGGACCCTGGCCGCCGAATGGGCCTACGCGAAACCCTATGCCAGCGAAGCCGAACGAGAAACCGCCTACACCGCATGGCTCCACCACTACAATCACCACCGACCCCACACCGGCATCGGCGGCCAAGTCCCCGCAGACCGCGTTCACAACCTCACGGGGAAATACACCTAGCCCAGCTCGCCGCCGCCTACCCCGACCGCATCAACCCCTACCTCTGACCGACCCACATACACAGAAAACTTGACAGGCTCGGCGTCAGTCGGACCCAGAGTCACGACCACCACGGAACTACCAACCATCATCAATGTCGGACCCCCGTCGTAGAGTGATGTCAGACACACAAGGAGAACTGGAATCAACGGTTCTACCAGCGGGAACAGCACTTCGGGGGAGGTGAACATCGTGACCGTCAACGGCATCTCGTACGACGACGACGCCACCCGGAGCGCGCCCAGCACCGCACGTTTCGACACTCCTGGTTTCGACGCAGATACGCTGATCGCCGGCCTGTCGCCCGCAGAATTGCTGGCGGTACAGACCGCCGCAGAGAAGCGGTTGAGCGCCGAGGCGATCGCCCTGTTGGCCGCCGAGTCCGACGACGGTCTGTTGGGTCTGCTCGACGCTCGTGAACAGGCCCACCGCCGGGCGGAGGTGTTCGACGCTGCGTTGTATGTCGAAATCTCTGACCGGGGCGTGTACCGGCGTGCCGGGCACATCTCGACCCACCAGCTGTATGCCCACGGTGCCCGTCTCGGTGTGGGTGAGGCCCGCCGCCGCCGGGTGACCGCCGAAGGGATCGGCGCCATGGGTGCTCTGACCGGTGAACGCCTCGAACCCCGACTGACCGCGACCGCGGCGGCGGTGGCGGACGGGGAGGCCGGCGGCGCCCACGTCGCCGCGGTCGCCGAGATCATGGAGAAGCTGCCGTCGGCGGTCACTCACGATCAGCGCGTCAAAGCCGAAGCGATGCTCGCTGATGCGGCGCGGCGTCTGGACCCGGCCGCGGTCACGGTGGTCGGTAACCGGATCCTGGCGTGGCTCGACCCCGACGGGACTCTGGCCGACGACCACGACCGGGCCCGGCGGCGTACGTTCAATCTGCAGCCGCAGAACCGGCAACTGATGAGCAAAGTCCGCGCGCTGCTCACCCCCGTGCTGCGCGCCAAGCTGGAGGTGCTCCTGCACCAATGGGCCACCGCCGGGATGAACAATCCCGATGACCCGGACTCCCCGCGTGGCGCGGCCGACCAACCCGGCCTCGACCCCGCCGTCTTGGCGGCCGCCGCCGAACGGGACACCCGGACCTTGGGGCAGCGTCAGCACGACGCCCTCGAAGCATTGTGCGACTGGGCCCTCGCGCTGGCCGGGCAACCCGCACCCACCCGGATCCCCTCACAAGTCGTGGTCACCGTGACCGATGAGGATCTGGCCCGGCAGGCCGGGATCGGCTGGACCGCCACCGGCACCCGCATCCCCGTGACGGATCTGGTGCAGTTCGCCGCCGACACCGTCCCGTATCTGGCGGTGTTCTCCAAGGCCACCGGACAAATCCTGTACCTGGGGCGCGCGAGCCGGTTCGCGACGGCGGCGCAGCGGTTGGCGTTGTTCGCCCGCGACCGGGGATGCACCGCACCGGGCTGCACTGTTCCGTTCATCCGCACCCAAGCTCACCATATGCCTGATTGGTCAGACGACGGTGTCACCGATATCGACCGGTTGGGTGGGGCGTGCGGCCGGCACAACCGCATGAACGGCACAACCCCGGGGCACTGGGAGTCGACGGTCCTCACCTTCGGGCCCGACTCCGGACGCGTCGGGTGGCGGCCCGTCGGACGGGACACCCCGTGGCAGAGCAACATCATGTTCCACCCCGAACGCCTCGCACCCGACCCCAGCCGCATCCCAGCAGCAGGTGAACCGCCCGCCGACACCAGACCGCCCGGCAACACACGAATGCCCGACGTCAGCGCATTGCGTGAAGTGATCGCTTCACCGGACGCGACCGGGCCACCGGGCGAACACCGGACTGCCCGTCCATTCCGGATCGTGCACGGACACTGGGTCGCCTGACACCGGGCCACCCGGCCAGCTCACCGTGCCCGCTGGTATGCGGAGGCGGTGCTGAGGGCGGTCACCGGCCCCGGCAGCGTTCCTTTCGACAAGCTCAAGGGGCTCGGCAAGCTCAAGGGGCTGGACAAGCTCATGGGGCTCGGCAAGCTCATGGGGCTGGACAAGCTCAAGGGGCTGGGGCGAGCTCATGGGGCTGGCAAGCTCAAGGGCTCGACGAGCTCGATGGGCTGGGCGAGCTCAAGGGGTGGCAGGGCACTGCGGCCGTTCGACGATGAGATTTCCGACGGCGATCAATGATCGAGCGCCCGCCGCCACATGCGCACTGTCGCGACTGAGTCACGAAAGCAACGGTTCGGGGGGTCACTGCGGGCGATTCGTTCTAGCTTCGGACTATGACCGATTCGTCTGACCAGCCGCGGCAGGGCGGCGAGCCTCGATCGAACGATCCGCAGCGTGGGGACTCCTTGGCTGATGCGCCGACGGAGTACCACCCGGTGCCGCAGCCGGGTGCCGGACCTCCGGGTCAGGCCCCGCCGCAGCCGTCGAACGCGCCGACACCTCAACCCGGTCACGCACCACCACCCGGTCCGGGACCGCAGCAGTACGGTGCTCCGGCGCCGGGCGGCTACGGGCAGCAGCTGCCGGGTCATCCCCGGTACCAGCCGCAGCCTGAGCGGGCTCAGTATCCGGGCGTCGCGCAGGATCCGCAGTCGGGTCAGTTCCCGGGGAGCCCGCAACCGGGGTCACAGTACGGCGCACCGCCCGGTGTCCCGCAGTTCGGTGCGGCGAGTCCGGGCTACGGGGCTCCGGCCGCCGAGAAGCCGCTGAGCTCGGCCGTCACTGTCATCTCCTGGGTGTCGGTCGGCCTCTGTGTGCTGATCGTCGTCGCTGCGAACCTGCCGTGGGTCACGCTGGGCGCGCTCAACGTCGCAGGCACCGACGACGGCCGGGACGGCTGGATCACCCTGGGCATCGCCGTGATCGTCGGCATCGTGGCAGCAGTGAGCGCGCTGATCCGCAAACCGTCCGGGATCCATCTCGCCGCCGGGATCCTGGCCGTCATCGGCGGGCTGCTGGTGGCCGGAATCGGGATGATCGACATCGCCGACGTGAACGAAAAGGGGTTCGGAGTCGGCAGCGGCCTCACGCTCACCCTGATCCTCGGGATCCTCCTTCTGGTCGCGGGCATCGCAGGCATCGTCAAACGACGCTGACACTCCTCGAACGACGTTCACCTCACGCAGGTGTGCGGACCCCACTTCAGGTCCGGGTGAAGCGGATCACACGTTCTAGCGCCTCGCGTGAGGCGGGCCTACGCTTGCGGATGAAAGTCTGGTACCCGGCCCGTGCCGGGACTGGAACTGCCATCGGAGGTCAACGGTGAATGCATCCACCCCTGCCCCGCGCCTGAACGTCGGCATCGTGTCGGCCGGCCGCGTGGGCACCGCGCTCGGCGAGGCTCTCGCCGCCGCCGGGCATCAGGTGGTCGCCGTGCACGCCGGATCCGATGTCTCCCGCGAACGCGCTGCGCGCCGCCTCCCCTTCGCCCGCCTGGGCACTCTCGAAGATGTCGTGACCGCCGGTGACCTGGTGCTCCTGGCGGTCCCCGACACCGAACTCCCCACCGTGATCGACCAGGTCGCCGCATGCCTGCGCCCCGGGCAGATCGTCGCCCACACGGCCGGCGCCCACGGCACCGCGATCCTGGACCCAATCGCCCAGAAGGGCGGGATGGTATTGGCGATCCACCCCGCGATGACCTTCGTCGGCGGCGAGGAAGACACTCGCCGGCTGGCGTCGTCGTGCTTCGGCATCACCTCGGCCGATCCCTTCGGCGACGCGGTCGCCGCCTCCCTGGTCCTGGAACTCGGCGGCACCCCGGTGCGCATCGACGAGTCCCAGCGCACGCTGTACCACGCCGCCCTCGCACACGGCGCGAACAATCTGATCGCCCTCATCACCGACGCGGTGACCGCCCTGCAGGCCGCGATCGACGGCCCCCACCACCTCGCCGAGCAGGCGACGGTCGACGGCGGAGCGGCCGGCCTGCCCGAGCAGATCCTCGGTCCGCTGGTGCGGGCCTCCCTGGAGAACGTCCTCGCGCTCGGTCCCTCGGCGCTCACCGGTCCCGTCGCCCGCGGCGATCGCGCGACCGTGCAGCGGCATCGCAACGCCCTCGAGGATCTGCCCGATCCCGGTGTGGCCCTTGGTTATCGAGTGCTCTGCGCCCGAGCCGCGAAACAGGCCGGCGCTCCCGCCGACCTGCTCGACTCCATCGAGGTGAATCCGTGACAGAGATCATCGAGGCCACGCAGGCCCCGTACACCCCCGGTGCGCTCACCGTGCACCGCGACCCGGCCGAGCTCCACCGGGTCAGCAAGGCCCTGCGGGCCACCGGGCGGCGCGTCGCCCTGGTGCCGACCATGGGCGCCCTGCACGAGGGACACCTCGAACTCATCCGCGCCGCCGAGGGCTGGGGCAACACCGTCGTCATCGTCTCGATCTTCGTGAACCCGCTGCAGTTCGCGGCCGGCGAAGACCTCGACGCCTACCCGCGGACGTTCGACGACGACTGTGCCAAGCTCGCCGCCCTCGGCGTGCCCCTGGTCTTCGCCCCTTCGGTCGAGGCCATGTATCCCACCGGGCCGCGCACCACGATCCACCCCGGTACCGCCGGCATCGGTCTCGAAGCCGCGGCGCGACCGACGCACTTCTCGGGCATGCTCACCGTCGTCGCCAAGCTGCTCAACATCGCCGCCCCGAACGCC harbors:
- a CDS encoding HNH endonuclease signature motif containing protein codes for the protein MTVNGISYDDDATRSAPSTARFDTPGFDADTLIAGLSPAELLAVQTAAEKRLSAEAIALLAAESDDGLLGLLDAREQAHRRAEVFDAALYVEISDRGVYRRAGHISTHQLYAHGARLGVGEARRRRVTAEGIGAMGALTGERLEPRLTATAAAVADGEAGGAHVAAVAEIMEKLPSAVTHDQRVKAEAMLADAARRLDPAAVTVVGNRILAWLDPDGTLADDHDRARRRTFNLQPQNRQLMSKVRALLTPVLRAKLEVLLHQWATAGMNNPDDPDSPRGAADQPGLDPAVLAAAAERDTRTLGQRQHDALEALCDWALALAGQPAPTRIPSQVVVTVTDEDLARQAGIGWTATGTRIPVTDLVQFAADTVPYLAVFSKATGQILYLGRASRFATAAQRLALFARDRGCTAPGCTVPFIRTQAHHMPDWSDDGVTDIDRLGGACGRHNRMNGTTPGHWESTVLTFGPDSGRVGWRPVGRDTPWQSNIMFHPERLAPDPSRIPAAGEPPADTRPPGNTRMPDVSALREVIASPDATGPPGEHRTARPFRIVHGHWVA
- a CDS encoding Rossmann-like and DUF2520 domain-containing protein; translation: MNASTPAPRLNVGIVSAGRVGTALGEALAAAGHQVVAVHAGSDVSRERAARRLPFARLGTLEDVVTAGDLVLLAVPDTELPTVIDQVAACLRPGQIVAHTAGAHGTAILDPIAQKGGMVLAIHPAMTFVGGEEDTRRLASSCFGITSADPFGDAVAASLVLELGGTPVRIDESQRTLYHAALAHGANNLIALITDAVTALQAAIDGPHHLAEQATVDGGAAGLPEQILGPLVRASLENVLALGPSALTGPVARGDRATVQRHRNALEDLPDPGVALGYRVLCARAAKQAGAPADLLDSIEVNP
- a CDS encoding IS481 family transposase codes for the protein MTHANAPLTPEGRRRLASLVVDRGWSLRRAAERFQCSPATAKRWADRYRAGESLTDRSSRPAHSPARLPRRTERRIIKLRCTRRWGPHRIAYHLGIARSTVGRVLDRYQMPLLANIDQATGLPVRRPQPKRYEVDRPGRLVHVDIKKQGRVPDGGGWRVHGRGSAADRTAGAVRDRAARSGAPGSRGYRYLHHAVDDHSRVAYSEILDDERKETAAGFWRRANTFFAEHGLQVTAVMTDNGSCYRSAMFAEALAETGIKHKKTKPYRPQTNGKVERFNRTLAAEWAYAKPYASEAERETAYTAWLHHYNHHRPHTGIGGQVPADRVHNLTGKYT
- the panC gene encoding pantoate--beta-alanine ligase encodes the protein MTEIIEATQAPYTPGALTVHRDPAELHRVSKALRATGRRVALVPTMGALHEGHLELIRAAEGWGNTVVIVSIFVNPLQFAAGEDLDAYPRTFDDDCAKLAALGVPLVFAPSVEAMYPTGPRTTIHPGTAGIGLEAAARPTHFSGMLTVVAKLLNIAAPNAAYFGEKDYQQLVLINQMVTDLNMDVEIVGVPTVREADGLALSSRNRYLTPQQRELATTLSAALLAGAHAADKGRDAILTAARAVLETAPEIDVDYLELRGRSLEDAPEQGDGRLLIAARLGETRLLDNVGVDIGGVRRAYDDAAKEEFFTDGGDQREEG